From Magnetovibrio sp. PR-2, a single genomic window includes:
- a CDS encoding KdsC family phosphatase — MKLSKADVQDRLGRIKLLSLDVDGVMTDGGLYYTDEGVQFRKFNVKDGLGIKRAMKAGMQICIISASKQTSTYIRAAHLGIQHVRIGAEDKIKELEDIISTLGASLDEVAHMGDDLTDVPVMEAVGLALTVCDAVEEALEAADYVTQKGGGKGAVREICDLIVKANA, encoded by the coding sequence ACGTTCAGGACCGCCTGGGCCGGATCAAACTGCTGTCATTGGATGTGGACGGGGTGATGACGGACGGCGGGCTGTACTACACGGACGAGGGCGTTCAGTTTCGTAAATTCAACGTCAAAGACGGCTTGGGCATCAAGCGTGCGATGAAGGCTGGCATGCAGATTTGCATCATTTCAGCGTCCAAGCAGACGTCGACCTACATCCGGGCGGCGCACTTGGGCATTCAGCACGTGCGCATCGGCGCCGAAGACAAAATCAAAGAGCTGGAAGACATCATCTCCACCTTGGGGGCGAGTTTGGACGAAGTTGCACACATGGGGGACGATTTGACCGACGTGCCTGTGATGGAGGCCGTGGGGCTTGCCCTGACGGTTTGCGACGCGGTTGAGGAAGCCTTGGAGGCTGCTGACTATGTCACCCAAAAAGGCGGGGGCAAAGGGGCTGTTCGCGAGATCTGCGATCTGATCGTGAAGGCGAACGCTTGA